A window from Salvia miltiorrhiza cultivar Shanhuang (shh) chromosome 2, IMPLAD_Smil_shh, whole genome shotgun sequence encodes these proteins:
- the LOC131011181 gene encoding uncharacterized protein LOC131011181 has translation MVTEFADENSILMDSSEQGNDQPANSEHSRSKGNKNDKSRRSWSAKEEVVLIQALKELVADGWKSDNGFRAGFLAKLEDALKKEFPGTDLRANPHINSKLGTWKKNYYSLSGMLGKSGSGFNLNSNNMIDCDNELWEQICRVDNNASKMRFKSWPLYDDWKIIFGKDRATGDQAEDFMEAINDMVGRDNVFQNVNSDEQAPPVQLEKDLHNEVAEDSTCQSQKSGGVGRTTTRKRKKDDSFDMACELILEIGRNTNDRLEHFGSRIGYEFDLAKARTEVYHTLSAMVGVDKSAKFEVCEILADKVERLELFMSLPVEARPDYLMRVLEMRGK, from the exons ATGGTCACTGAATTTGCAGACGAAAACTCCATTCTCATGGATTCTTCTGAGCAAG GAAATGATCAACCAGCCAACAGTGAGCATTCTCGTTCCAAAGGAAACAAGAATGACAAGTCCCGGCGTTCGTGGTCTGCGAAAGAAGAAGTTGTACTGATCCAAGCACTGAAAGAGTTGGTTGCAGATGGGTGGAAATCGGATAACGGGTTTCGAGCGGGTTTCCTTGCTAAACTGGAGGATGCCCTAAAAAAGGAGTTCCCCGGGACTGACTTGAGGGCCAATCCGCATATCAATTCCAAACTGGGCACCTGGAAGAAAAATTACTATTCGCTCAGTGGAATGTTGGGTAAAAGCGGTTCCGGATTCAACTTGAACAGCAACAACATGATAGACTGTGACAACGAGCTGTGGGAACAAATCTGCAGG GTTGACAACAATGCCTCAAAAATGCGCTTTAAAAGCTGGCCGCTATATGATGACTGGAAGATAATATTCGGCAAGGACCGAGCAACAGGGGATCAAGCTGAAGATTTCATGGAAGCAATTAACGACATGGTTGGACGTGACAATGTGTTTCAAAATGTGAACAGCGATGAACAGGCACCACCAGTGCAGCTGGAGAAGGATCTTCATAATGAAGTGGCTGAGGATAGCACGTGTCAGAGTCAGAAGAGTGGAGGAGTTGGGAGGACTACGACCAGAAAGCGCAAGAAAGATGACAGCTTTGATATGGCATGTGAACTGATACTAGAAATTGGTCGCAACACTAACGACAGGCTTGAGCACTTTGGAAGCAGAATTGGGTATGAGTTTGATCTAGCTAAAGCGAGGACTGAAGTTTACCATACTTTAAGCGCCATGGTGGGTGTGGATAAGAGCGCCAAATTCGAGGTATGCGAGATACTCGCGGACAAGGTCGAGAGGCTCGAGCTTTTCATGAGCCTCCCTGTAGAAGCTAGGCCAGATTACCTGATGCGCGTGCTAGAGATGCGTGGAAAGTAA